Within Alcaligenes sp. SDU_A2, the genomic segment CAGGACGTTGATAGGCTGGGTGTGGAAGTGCAGTAATGCATGTAGCTAACCAGTACTAATTGCCCGTGTGGCTTGATCCTATAACCCTTGTGGTTGTAGTGAGTACAAGTTGTTGACCACAGAACGTAATATTGAAGTGCAGCGCAGCCCGCGCTCAAACCCTTCGTAAACACTTGCTAAGCGATCCGTACTGATCCTGGCAAGGTGCTTCTTCCAAATTGGCTAGGCTGTCCACAAGACAACCTGGCAACCAGTTACGCTTGACGACCATAGCAAGGTGGTCCCACGCCTTCCCATCCCGAACAGGACTGTGAAACGCCTTTGCGCCGATGATAGTGGACGGACGTCTGTGAAAGTAGGTCATCGTCAAGCTCTTATTGCTCAAAACCCCCGCAAGCCTCGCTTGTGGGGGTTTTGTCTTTTAGGGCGACGCAACGCCGATGCACGGCTCGATTCCTGCCTACATGCGCCTGAACGCATCCACCCCGGCCTGCACGCCGCCCAAGCACTCTCCAGCACAGCGCACGCACAACACTCAAACCCAGCCCAAGCAATATCCAAAATAACGTCCAGACGACGGGGCATCGGTGATCAACAATCAGTACCCTCGCACGTATGGCAAGAACAGGTAAAATGAGTGGCTACCGTTGTTGTTAATGCTTGATTCAGGAGAACTGCATGAACCAGTCCGTCAATCCCGAATTTGAACCTGGCCTGCCGCTGCGCAAGATTACGCATATCTGTTATGCCCTGTTTTCGCTGGCCATGATCAGTGCGGGTCTTTTTGGCGCTGCTGCCGTGGCTGCAGTTATTCTGGCCTACGTCAAGCGAAGCGATGCTTCGGGAACGATCTATGCCAGTCACCTGGATTGGATTATCAAGACGTTCTGGTGGGGATTGCTGTGGGTCGTGCTCAGTGGCCTGCTGACTACTATTTTTATCGGTTGGGTGACCGCTGTCGTTGCGCTGGTCTGGATTGTCCACCGCCTTATCAAGGGCTGGCTGGCTCTTTCCGGTGGGCAAGCTTTGGGGCAGGATTACTGATCTGCACGAGTAAAAAAAGGTGTTCGCAGGAACACCTTTTTTTATGGTTCTTCGAGAAGTGTCGAGGACTCCTTCGTCGTGGGCGAATCATTTGAGCCAAGCGGAAAAAAAACTTGGATTCTCGCTGGGCCGGCTGTGGTCGGCCTGGCGAGAACGGCACTGCTGTGCTTGGCCTGAACGGCGGGACGGTTGCCTACGCCGTACATGGGATCAGCCATCCGCTGAGTTTTCTTAGTGTTCGCAGAGCAGCTGGATATGCGTGATGTGCAGATGGTGCAGGCATTCGCGCAGCAGTAGCAAATATGCCCCGAGTTGTGTGTCTTTAAGGGGGGAATCCGGTCCGGCCTGGGCGGCTAAACCGGCTGCGGCGGCACCGACAGTGGCGTCGGCGTATAGATTAAAGGCGCTTTCCACTTGTTCCAGGCTCAGGGCGTGGCTGTCATGGCCCGACGAATGGGCAATCCATTGCTTTAGGCGCGCGGCTTGCGGGCCGGAAGCAAACACCAGGAACTGGCGCAAGTCCAAACGAGCAGGTTGGATGTCGTCCTCGATGAGTTCGATGGCTTGTTCCAACTGTTGCGCGGTAGGCCCGGGTCCGGCAAAACAAGCGCGGGTCAGGGCATCGAGCGAGAGTTGCGGAAAGTGTTCGATGTGGACCGGTACCCCTTTGCGAGCCATGCCGATGCTGGCCTGGTCGGGCGTGAAGTGCA encodes:
- a CDS encoding DUF4870 family protein; translated protein: MNQSVNPEFEPGLPLRKITHICYALFSLAMISAGLFGAAAVAAVILAYVKRSDASGTIYASHLDWIIKTFWWGLLWVVLSGLLTTIFIGWVTAVVALVWIVHRLIKGWLALSGGQALGQDY